Proteins from one Falco cherrug isolate bFalChe1 chromosome 7, bFalChe1.pri, whole genome shotgun sequence genomic window:
- the MGAT2 gene encoding alpha-1,6-mannosyl-glycoprotein 2-beta-N-acetylglucosaminyltransferase translates to MRLRIYKRKVLLLALALAVCALALWGSGGGGGRRRQQQQQQQQQHQQQQQQQRGGTGTTGEAPRVSEPPPRRPGAANASAASAAPPVLAENGTLSYRSLVYRLNFDQPVRNAGRFPARAAAADVVLVVQVHDRAEHLRLLLESLRRAAGVENVLLVLSHDLWAEELNRLAARVDFCPVLQVFFPFSIQLYPREFPGHDPRDCPRDVGKAAALRLGCINAEYPDSFGHYREARFSQTKHHWWWKLHFVWERVRALREHTGPVLFLEEDHYLAPDFYHVLKKLWALRERECPECQIVSLGTYSPIRGSFAGRADKVEMKTWKSTEHNMGMAFGRDTYQKLIECTDAFCTYDDYNWDWTLQHLTVSCLPKFWKVLVPEIPRIFHTGDCGMHHKKSCRPSTQSAKIDSLLNSNQQYLFPETMSVSKRYSMAPLSPHVKNGGWGDIRDHELCKSYRRLQ, encoded by the coding sequence ATGCGGCTGCGGATCTACAAGCGGAAGGTGTTGCTGCTGGCGCTGGCGCTGGCGGTCTGCGCGCTGGCGCTgtggggcagcggcggcggcggcgggcggaggcggcagcagcagcagcagcaacagcagcagcaccagcagcagcagcagcagcagcggggcgGTACCGGTACCACCGGGGAAGCACCGCGGGTCAGcgagccgccgccgcgccggcccgGTGCTGCTAACGCCTCGGCTGCGTCTGCAGCGCCGCCGGTGCTGGCCGAGAACGGGACGCTGAGCTACCGCTCCCTCGTTTACCGGCTGAACTTCGACCAGCCGGTGCGGAACGCCGGGCGCTTCCCGGcgcgggccgccgccgccgacgtggtgctggtggtgcaggTGCACGATCGAGCCGAGCACctgcggctgctgctggagtcgctgcggcgggcggcgggagtGGAGAacgtgctgctggtgctgagccacGACCTGTGGGCCGAGGAGCTGAACCGGCTGGCGGCACGCGTGGACTTCTGCCCCGTCCTGCAGGTCTTCTTCCCCTTCAGCATCCAGCTCTACCCCCGCGAGTTCCCCGGCCACGACCCCCGCGATTGCCCCCGCGACGTGGGCAAGGCGGCGGCCCTGCGCCTGGGCTGCATCAACGCCGAGTACCCCGACTCCTTCGGGCACTACCGCGAAGCCCGCTTCTCCCAGACCAAGCACCACTGGTGGTGGAAGCTGCACTTCGTCTGGGAGCGGGTGCGGGCGCTGCGGGAGCACACCGGGCCTGTCCTCTTCTTGGAGGAGGACCACTACCTGGCACCCGACTTCTACCACGTCCTCAAGAAGCTCTGGGCCCTACGCGAGCGGGAGTGCCCCGAGTGCCAGATCGTTTCCCTGGGTACCTACAGCCCCATCCGCGGCAGCTTCGCCGGCCGTGCCGACAAAGTGGAGATGAAGACGTGGAAGTCCACCGAGCACAACATGGGCATGGCCTTCGGTAGAGACACCTACCAGAAGCTCATCGAGTGCACGGACGCCTTCTGCACCTATGACGACTACAACTGGGACTGGACTCTGCAGCACTTGACTGTCTCATGTCTTCCAAAGTTCTGGAAGGTGCTGGTTCCCGAAATCCCCAGGATTTTTCACACGGGGGACTGCGGCATGCACCACAAGAAATCCTGCAGACCATCCACCCAGAGTGCCAAAATCGACTCTCTCTTGAACAGCAACCAACAGTACCTGTTTCCCGAAACGATGAGTGTCAGTAAAAGGTACTCCATGGCACCCCTTTCCCCTCATGTGAAAAACGGAGGGTGGGGAGACATTAGGGACCACGAACTCTGTAAAAGTTACCGCAGACTTCAGTGA